In Montipora capricornis isolate CH-2021 unplaced genomic scaffold, ASM3666992v2 scaffold_456, whole genome shotgun sequence, a genomic segment contains:
- the LOC138036085 gene encoding uncharacterized protein, which yields MKVLGTSWNLTTDTIFINGSHNFSSEVTTKREAMQSVSKIYDPLGLFSPATLNSKLFIQELWKQEKDWEETFSQSHQQEWSKICESLTTWSSQSLHRYIGGDKHKLFCFTDASAKAYSAAVYLYSTVNGKATANLVFSKARCAPAKQFSIPRLRRCLNYVTQQLQ from the coding sequence ATGAAGGTCCTAGGAACCTCCTGGAATTTGACCACAGATACTATTTTCATCAATGGATCTCACAATTTCTCCTCCGAAGTGACCACAAAAAGAGAAGCAATGCAGTCTGTCAGCAAAATCTACGATCCATTGGGTCTCTTTTCTCCAGCCACTCTGAATTCAAAGCTGTTCATTCAGGAACTGTGGAAACAAGAAAAAGATTGGGAAGAGACGTTCAGTCAGTCACATCAACAAGAATGGAGCAAGATTTGTGAGAGCCTGACTACATGGTCCTCTCAGTCGTTACACAGATATATTGGAGGAGACAAACACAAACTGTTCTGCTTCACAGATGCCTCTGCAAAAGCCTATTCAGCAGCAGTATACCTGTACTCTACAGTAAATGGAAAAGCAACTGCCAACCTGGTGTTTTCCAAGGCACGCTGTGCGCCAGCCAAACAATTCAGCATTCCAAGGTTGAGGAGGTGCCTTAACTATGTAACTCAACAACTTCAGTAG